The following nucleotide sequence is from Microbacterium arborescens.
GCCGAGGGCTTCCTCCAGGCGGGCGACAAGGTGAAGGCGATGATCCTGTTCCGCGGTCGCGAGCAGTCGCGTCCCGAGCAGGGTGTGCGCCTGCTCCGCAAGTTCGCCGAGGACGTCGCCGAGCTCGGCACCGTCGAGTCGAACCCGACGATCGACGGCCGCAACATGGTGATGGTCATCGCGCCGCACAAGAACAAGTCCGAGGTGAAGACCGAGCAGAACGCCCAGCGTGCCGCCAACAAGGAGGCAGCACGTCAGGCCCGCTCCGGTGACGCGCCCGAGACCGAAGACGCCGCTCCCGCCTCGGCGGAGTAGCCCCCAGACTCCCGCCTCGCGGGATACACAACGAAGGAAGAGACATGCCGAAGCAGAAGACCCACTCGGGTGCCAAGAAGCGCTTCAAGGTCACCGGCAGCGGAAAGATCAAGAAGCAGCAGGCGAACCTCCGCCACAACTTCGAAGGCAAGCCCACCAAGCGCACGCGCCGTCTGTCGGCCGACAAGATCCTGGCTCCCGGCGACGCAAAGGTCGCCAAGAAGCTCCTCGGCATCTGAGCGCTGCTGCGCACGAATAGGAAACAAACGAAATGGCTAGAGTCAAGCGGGCCGTAAACGCCCACAAGAAGCGTCGCGTCATCCTCGAGCGCGCGTCCGGTTACCGCGGACAGCGTTCGCGCCTGTACCGCAAGGCGAAGGAGCAGGTCACCCACTCGCTCGTCTACGCGTACCGTGACCGTCGCAAGCGCAAGGGCGACTTCCGTCGTCTGTGGATCCAGCGCATCAACGCCGCTGCCCGTCAGAACGGCATCACCTACAACCGCTTCATCCAGGGCCTCGGCCTCGCGGGTGTGCAGGTCGACCGTCGTATGCTCGCCGAGCTCGCCGTGAACGAGCCCGCCGTCTTCGCGTCGCTCGTGGCGACGGCCAAGGGCGCTCTGCCCGCCG
It contains:
- the rpmI gene encoding 50S ribosomal protein L35, translating into MPKQKTHSGAKKRFKVTGSGKIKKQQANLRHNFEGKPTKRTRRLSADKILAPGDAKVAKKLLGI
- the rplT gene encoding 50S ribosomal protein L20 yields the protein MARVKRAVNAHKKRRVILERASGYRGQRSRLYRKAKEQVTHSLVYAYRDRRKRKGDFRRLWIQRINAAARQNGITYNRFIQGLGLAGVQVDRRMLAELAVNEPAVFASLVATAKGALPADVNAPKA